The sequence GGGGGCCGAGCCCCGATAGCTCCCGCAGATGCTTGAGCAAAGAGAGATTGTGGTCAAGATCCTTGCCGAAGCCGATGCCCGGATCGAACAGGACCCGCGCCGGGTCGCCGCCCACCAGACGGAAGGCCTCGCGCCGCTCGGCCAGAAAAGCCTTGACCTCGCCCACCACGTCGCCGTACTGCGGAGCGTCCTGCATGGTCCTGGGCGAGTCCCCGCCGCGGTGCATGAGGATGACGGCCGGCGCGGCCTTCGCCGCCTCGGCCATGGCCGGGTCGCCGCGCAAGGCGGAGACGTCGTTGAGGATCATGGCCCCCGCGGCCAAGCACTCGCGCGCCACACGCGCCTTGTCCGTATCGATGGACAGCGGCGCCGTCACCCGGCCGGCCAGGGACTCGAAGACCGGGACGGTGCGCGCCAGCTCCTCCTCGACCGCGACGGGGTCCGAGCCCGGCCGCGTGGACTGTCCGCCGATATCCACCAGGTCGGCTCCGGCCTCGACTTGGCGCAGGACCTCGTCGGCCGCCACCCCGGTCTTGAAGCGGCTGCCGGCATAGAAGGAATCCGGCGTCACGTTCACGATGCCCATGACCAAGGGGCTGCGGCTAGGCCGCTTAAGGAGCGCCCAAAAATCCTGTTCCGATGTCTTCGGCATCGGAACTCGCTTAAGCGGCGGCGCCTTGGAACAGGACATCGATCTCATCTCCGGAAAGGAACTCCACCTCTATGAGCCTGGCGGCCAGGACATCAAGCTTCTTGCGGTTCGCCGT is a genomic window of Elusimicrobiota bacterium containing:
- the folP gene encoding dihydropteroate synthase encodes the protein MPKTSEQDFWALLKRPSRSPLVMGIVNVTPDSFYAGSRFKTGVAADEVLRQVEAGADLVDIGGQSTRPGSDPVAVEEELARTVPVFESLAGRVTAPLSIDTDKARVARECLAAGAMILNDVSALRGDPAMAEAAKAAPAVILMHRGGDSPRTMQDAPQYGDVVGEVKAFLAERREAFRLVGGDPARVLFDPGIGFGKDLDHNLSLLKHLRELSGLGPLVLGVSRKSFLGRVTADSGPQDRLEGSLAAACWAALQGVRVLRVHDVRATRRALAALDAILGAV